Within the Trachemys scripta elegans isolate TJP31775 chromosome 4, CAS_Tse_1.0, whole genome shotgun sequence genome, the region CCGCAGGTCCCGGGCCAGTCACCGTCTCTCTCCGTCCCCTTTGcaggccggagccggagccgccgCCGGCCTCCATGAGCTGAGGAGCCGCTGCCTGGGCCGCTCGGCGCGAAGGAAGGAGCCGGGCGCGGGGCCGCCCTGGGCCCGGCGGCGAAGGGCAGGAGGCCGGGCCGGCACCCGGGCGGGCGGATGGTCCGGAGCTGACGCTTCCCGGGTCTCCCTGAGGCGGGCTGGCGGCCTCTCTGCCGGGCTTGGCGGGGGATCGGCTCGCCCCGGCCCTGCTGGGACCCCGCCCCGGCCGCTGGGGCGGGATAGGCCCGCAGGCCTCCCCCGGTAGCCCGTCTCCCGGGCGGTGAGTCTCGTGTTCCCGCGGCCGAGCGCCTCGCCCCGCCTCCCGGCCCGGCGCTTCCGCCCGGCGGCCTCCCGCCGCACGTGGGGCAGCGGCCTCCGGGTTCGgctctgccccgccccgccccgagGGGGCCCCGTGGATGCCGCCGAGATGGGCAAGGTGCTGTCCAAGATCTTCGGCAACAAGGAGATGCGGATCCTGATGCTGGGGCTGGACGCGGCCGGTAAAACCACCATCCTGTACAAACTGAAGCTGGGCCAGTCCGTCACCACCATCCCCACCGTGGGCTTCAACGTGGAGACGGTGACTTACAAAAACGTCAAGTTCAACGTGTGGGATGTCGGGGGCCAGGACAAGATCCGCCCCCTGTGGCGGCACTACTACACGGGCACGCAGGGGTTAATCTTCGTGGTGGATTGCGCCGACCGCGACCGCATCGACGAGGCCCGCCAGGAGCTGCACCGCATCATCAACGACCGGGAGATGCGGGACGCCATCATCCTGATCTTCGCCAACAAGCAGGACCTGCCCGATGCTATGAAACCCCATGAAATCCAGGAGAAACTGGGCCTCACCCGAATCAGGGATAGGAATTGGTACGTGCAGCCCTCCTGTGCTACCACAGGGGATGGACTCTATGAAGGGCTGACATGGTTAACGTCCAATTATAAATCCTAATGATAACAATAACTACTTAGTCtgcagataattaaaaaaaaaatagtccgcCTGGTTTCCTAGAAGAATGATTCTCTACCGAAAAAGTAAAACCAAGCATCCATAGGATTATGATCACTTCTTCTCCAGTTACCACCCTTTCCTTCTACACGCTGACTGGATTCCTGTTTTAACTCTTCTTGCTTGGCGTTAGGATGCTGTAACCTCCAAATGTGACACGAACACAAGCACTAGATGCTATGGCAGACTTCCAGCAAACGGGGAAAGACACACTGTAGATTTGCtaagtaatttttttcctctcttgattAGCCCTTATTATGGTTTGATTCCTTTTttttgctggggggaaggggtaaCCATTTTCAATGTATGCTTTCTGGTTCtacttttttgaaatttttttctttatcactTGCTGTAGTTTGCTTCTTTTTGCATTCATGCAGAATATGTTGCTAGGTCTGTTTCATCAGTAAACTGAAAATTATTGCTTAAAATCAAACTGCAGTCTGTCTTTTTATATTGAggacttctttttaaaaagtccttaATCTGTAACTAAATAGTAACTTTAAATCTGTCTTTTCATATCTAAGACTAACATGGTAAATAAAACCTTGCCTACAGTGGTAGATAGTGAGAATACCATTGTAATATGTTCAAAGTACATATCTGAGGTAATGCAAGAACTGCATTGAAATGTCAGCTGTGAAGTTCTGAACCATACATCATGCATGAGTAGGGATGCAAATAAGTTCCCCATATTACATAGCAACCATATAACGAATAAAATGTGAATGATGTAATAGTTTCAAGTTATACTCTAATCAACAGTTCCTATGTCTTGCATTGCAAAGTTAATGATGTTTAGCTGCAGTCTTAACTAGTTATGTATCAGTCTCCTCACGGTGCGGGATATCTTCTTTCCAGAAAGTGTAGCAGTAATGTGTAAGCATTACTGttcattttactttaaataaCTTACCATTAGGCAAAAATCAAGTCATGTCTTGCCTCTCTTACAATATAGGAAAGATGTATTTGTTAATCTTGAGATTTTTGGAGACATTTCCTCTTCCAAAGTTTGAAAATCTCATGTTTTCTGAAAAGCATGCATCTTTATCAGCTGCAAACTCCCCCCATTTGTTTCCATATCATAATCATTTGAATAAGCAAGTTCAGTTCTAAACTTTAACAGAAATTAACCATTTTAACATTTGAGTAACTGGCGTTTGAAGAAGTCATTTATATCACAACTTAGTTTTTGCAAGACCACAATCTAACTCATGAAAGTAGTTCTAAATATTTTTGTCCCTCTGTTTTAGTAACGTTACTATAATTCTTTATGAAAGGAACTGTGTTGAATGTCTGAATTTAAATCCATTGAGTAATTAGTAATGAGGGTGGGGTGTAGAGAGTGAGCATATGACTATGAATGTAAACTTCCATatataggttttttgtttttttttttttttaagggcaagCAGCTCACTTGCCATAAGTTTTCAGATGTCTGACTGGCAAGTTAtggcaaaaacaaaccaaccaaacccACCCAGATTGAGAGTTCAAATCAGTGTATCGTTTCAATCAAGTATTAATACTGGGTGCAAAAAAGTAAAGCAGCTGGGTTTTATTCAGCCTTAAGGATTAATTTTAGATTTCCTCAAGGAGTTAAACTCAACTGGGGAATTCTAGGAATGTAACTTTACAAAACTAGAAGAGGGgggggaaaatttttttttttttgaggatgtAAGTTTTACATTAGATTGGGGCATTACACTACATTTCTGCAGTGTTGACTCTGTATGTTAAGTACAGTGTATTATGGAGCTCTTACCAAAGATCTATGGGGAGATAAAAATATTGAAGTTTATTTCCTAAAAATTTAATACTTAGGACCCCTTGAAGAAAAATGCTTAGTTTAGAATATGGTTCCAAAAGGGGGACACTCTTAATGTGTGTTGCAATGGCAGTGAAAGGATTCTGGACGATATTAGAAAATATAGCAATGATTCAGAAAcacttttgtaaaaggaaaaagtTCATTAAAAAAGCAAGGCAAGTTCAATTACTTTAAGTCATAATTCTGAAGGGGAAACTAGATGTCTTCATTTTAGAAGTCCTTTtatgtccttcttgaattgttgctCCATTTTCTAGTTTTTATAAATTCAAGAAATTCTTCATTTCAGTTAATGTAATTGGTCAAATAGTCTGGTAGTGTAAAGGCGTATAAACCAAACACCAGAGTACAATTGTTTTCTTCtggaacaaaaattaaaaaaagccaaGCACAAGGTAAATGCCTAAACTGGAAGACTTGAACCTCTATTAATAGTTTTCAAACTTTCTTAAACATATctcaatcaaaatgaaaagttggatTTTCACTTTCAGTCTAAAGTGTTTACTGTATTCTTTCTCTTCAAACACTGTTTGGGGCAGGTTTAAATTTCACTAGGTTTTTACATTAAATTGAATTCACAATTTTGAATTTCTTTGGTAATTTTGTTACTTTAGATATTCTGTTGTGTAGGTAAAATGATAAATTTAATTATActcttgaatttttaaatgttttattccgGGGGGGGGAAAGACTCTAAAGTTACTGAAACTTGTGTGGCAGATGATTCAAAAATAAATGACCTTTGCTACTGAACAAAATATAAAggcttcattttcaaaatgtctttatgaaggaagcggggggagggggaacaatgCAAGTAACTGCAACCTGCAGGGTAAAGtggcaatttttttaatcagaattctTACAATCTGAATTTTAAGTGCATCAACTTCTGTGTTCATACGAATTCACGAAGTAAACTggagtaccttttttttttttttttgggtggcaTTGTTCTTGTCAGGTAAGTGAATGAGTCTGTAGATTTTCATCTCCCTACTACAGTAAACAGGAATTTTATGTTCTCAATATGGTTGTAGTGTTGGTAAAGAATTAATAAGCAGAAAATAAAGCAATTATACAGTGCAGCTCTCCTGGTATGTTACTTATATTTGAATATGGTAAAAACAGAAAGGGTCTATATAATACACTGGAGTAGTGCCTTCTGCTTACATAGAGGTGTAGGTTCTGTTTAACCTGGTCTTGAAAGATTGTAATGCTATTAGTTTCTCTTTTGAGGAATCTTTAAGTCACATAATTAAAATTGAAAAGTTGGAAAGAGGAgacaaacttcttttaaaaatactccCACTTCCGACTACAGCCTCTTTTATTTCAGTAAACTTAATGTTTAATATTATGCTTTGTAAAATACTTCAATACAAGATCTCTGCCCTAAGGAACTTACATTGTCACTTGGACAAATATAATGCACAGAACAATTTACCTGCCAGAAAACATAGAGGTGCTGATGATGAGGTCGTCAGTCCTGGAAAGTTTCATGAAGAAAATGGCCTTGAAGGAATAGAGGGAAGGGAAGGTGCTTTTGCGATTAAGGGgtaaaatggaaatattgttaTAAGAAATCGAGAGCTGTTAACGACTACAGAGGCATGCAAGGAGTTACAGCTAGAGAAGTAAAGGAGTGAAGTGGTGTGGAGCTCCGAGGTTGAGAATGAAGCAGCTAGTTAAGCAGTAAGGCAATtaaggagtttggaaggggagtagGGATGAGGCTAGAACAGTATATAAATTGAAGCTGCTAAAGTAATTTTTCAGAGTGCAGGGTAGAGATGTGATGTAACAGAAAAGCTAACCAGACTGTGGAGTCTAGATGTGGAGTGACAGTCTTGACATGCTAGAAGATGGTTGAGTTGACATTGAGAAGGGATAGAAGAGATACTGGCCTTGAAGTGGATATGAGATATCAAGGAAAAAGGCAACACTGTTTGGTCGCCTTTCGTCACTTATGCCGAAAGATCAGGAGTAGACAGGTGACTTGGGAGACATTCATATTGTCCCACTGCCTTAAGCTAATCCTAAAAATcaattttcaagtgctcaggTGTATCCAGGTGGTGTTAGTGTTGTGGTCCTACAGTggttgcaatattttaaaaaaagaattacccTTCAgtatctagctcaggggttctcacaacagatTTTTGGTGGCCGCAGAGTGCGACCACCAACTCCTGCTGGTGGCCACGCtgactttttcctaaaatacttaattaactttaggaaaaataaatatgcatatatacatgtccaaatcattgtaatttatttatgtagggattttttcagactcagtaataaaaataatgtactgtGGTCTCTCTTCTTTACTGGacataaacagaatagaaacacaaggtgttttgcatgttcttgtctttttattttgctttttttggttgcgtgtttttttttttaaacttgctagctagtaagtcttcTGCTGTGAAacgtgatatttgtatgtttgttaatatcacgtTTCACAGCACACAtactcagccccggcaagccctgggacaaattaagccctggatggggaggagggcagggaggctcTGGGCCCAGGGATGATGGCGTGGGTGGTGAGCCTGGGACCAGCGCCTGGAACCAGAGCCTGCTATCGCATGGATGAAGCCCGAAGCCCGGTGGCCAAAGACTGCCCACCCGCCCTTGGGAAAGTGGGGCATTCACCAGCTGCCTGCACCTCCAGCGTTTGTCTCCCCGGAAGGGGGGCAGGGCCAAACCTCCACTagtggccctgggagaggggccactgctcccctcctcccccccccccccgcactcccgaTTACAGCCCAGGAGGacgtggccgcaagaaaagccacATGCGGCCACGGTGGCCGCATTCGAGAAACGCTGATCTAGCttgtcttgtctacacacaaacttgagCCATCTTAGCTAGGGATGTGGCTGTTAAACCAGAGCAAGTGTGTGTAGACACAACCTCAGAAAAATAAACTTGTAAATCTAATAACATGATGTCGTAGCTGTTAGTAAAAATTAGCCTTGTAAGGGTGACCGTTTGTGGATTAGACCTCTGTAACTGTGTGTTCAGCTTTAGCTTAATTTCTTAATTAGAATACCATTCTTGAATTACTGTTTTTCATGAATTAGAAAAGGCTTCAGCAATCTCTTTTCCAGTCACAGGAGAAAATTGGTATTTATGGATAAGGCTTGGAAGAACTTGCCTGCCACCTACTAGCCTGAATGAAGACTAAGCgtacaaacaaaaacacctgtTCCCTAGGGGCAGGCAGTGCCCCTCAAATTAAAGCCACATttccatcaatttaaaaaatgtactgtGCTACTGCATTTAAATGGCCCACTGCCGGTCGATCAACTTTctatatacatattatataaaAGGTAATATGGTCAGGGCTGGtcaaatgaaaatatattaattGAATATCTGACAAATTGACCTGactgtcagtttcactgtttccagCAGAATTGTGAAAAAATGTAGCTAAAACTGACATTGGTCAACTTTCACTTTGTAGTTTGTGGAAggtctcagcagcagcagaggcaccaGAACTGGTAGGAACAACACTGCATTGGTATAATCTTGGTTTGGGTTTGTAATGTTTGCAACCTTAAtggctaaaataaaaaaagaatcttAAAATTACCCAGAAGATATTGGTTCTTTGTGGGAAAACTTTCACTATCCCTAGGCAAGTGTAAACTCCCAAGCGCTATTTGTATAGAGTATTAGGATTTTATTCTAAATCCAGTGACGGGTGGGCGAAGAACTACTATTCTGATATTTTAGCACTTTAGCGTTGACCtttaactcttttaaaaaaaaaacctaggattTCATACTATGTAGTTGTTCAATATTTAGGAGTGAAgcaaattatttaaacaaacatcaAATGTCAGGAGGACCATTTGAAGTATCATAAAAAGCGGGATAATTTTTGGCAGTGGCATTTTTGAAGAGATAAAATAGGTGACCCAAATGGATCTATCCGGTATTTTCAAGTAATCCTACTTTTGATACTTCGTGTCTGTTCACGTGAGGTGATGCTGGTCAATAAATACAATGTTAGTGCAAGAGTGCAGCATGGTGGATTTAATGCATGTGGTCTGGGGAGGAAGTAGTTAGTTCCATAAAAGTTTGAGACAGCTGTGATGGCACCTACTTTTGTAAAAGATATAAAGGATAATGAGCTTGCATATGTTTATAGTACTAtaacttcgggggggggggggttaggggaaATAAGAACTGAATGCCTTTACCTATGCTCTTGGGTTATTGCCTTCAAATGCTGTAGATATTCTAATAgaaaatagtatcagaggggtagccgtgttagtctgaatctgtaaaaagcaacagagggtcctgtggcacctttgagactaacagaagtattgggggcataagctttcgtgggtaagaacctcacttctacagatgcaagacttgcatctgaagaagtgaggttcttacccacgaaagcttatgcccccaatacttctgttagtctcaaaggtgccacaggaccctctgttgctttttaatagaaaatagaTATTGTATTAGAAACTGTAGATATTCCAATAGAAAAAATTGTTTCACTTCACCGGTAGCATCGGAACTATTAGTTCCATAAATGGACAAGGAAGAGTGGTACCATCTATCTCCTCCTCAGAGCATGTAATCAAATCTACAATGCCGTGCTTCCACATGGGGTTCCCAGCTGTCTTTTTTTGTGGCTTTGTTGAACAAAAAAGCCGGAAGTCTTTTGGCATGTGTTCAGAGACATCAAAAGTGGTCTCATACATAGGCACATTTTTGTTAATTTAGATCTTTATTTAAGGGAAGTATTTGAATCTTAAAAGCTTCCTTCTGTTTCTCTGTCTCAAGTTAAACATACAAAtaacaagacttttaaaatagtCTGAATAAAAATCGCTTTCCTTTTCAATAAGGTTTCACTTCTGATGTCATCCAGTAAGTGCTCCAGATCTTTATGGAATTGCCTAAGGCAGTGTTCTCAACGACCGGTCCATGGGCCGGCActagtccctgagatctccctgatacAATTTAGGAAGGAGCAAACTGGTTCCTGGTATCAAAagtgttgagaaacactgatcaaaTGTACACAACCCGattttctaactttttaaaaagcaacttttTAATTCATCTCAGGCCTGTTGTGTAATCATGAAGCAAAAAAAGAACACACTCAAAATTTCCCCCCGTTACAGGTCACATTTTAAGTACTTCTCTGTCCtgtaatcatagaattgtaggcctggaagggaccttgggaggtcttcttttccagtcccctgcactcaaggcaggactaatatAACTCCTAGAGCTGCACTAACTGAACCAAAATTGATTGTAGACACAGTACTTGGGCAAAACTCAGGGGATGTCATTTCTTCAAAATAGGAGATAGCTGCTTCGTTAATAGTGGAAATATTTCTatagaaatattttggtttacaaaaaaagcaaatgctgaATCACACCACATTATTTCTAGTTCTAGAGATGAGTTCTACAGTTAAATTGGTAATGGAAATGACAGCAAAAGGAGTGAAAATTTTGTATAGACACACCTacctccaccccccaaatcctcctTTAATTCCAAAGGAGAGTGGGAGCAGTGGAGTGTCCCATGTACAGTATTGTCAACAACCAGGAAAAAAGCAGATCTGGAAAATGTGGCTGTTGTGCCATATTACTTCTATGATTAATCCTATAGTGGTGCATTTTACATTCAGGTTAGCTAGTTGAATATTGCAACACTTCAGAGTTCATAAGGTATGAAGGTAACTTGAGGGCAGGGTGGATATCTCTTGCGTTGCCCCCTCTAGTAAAAACAAGACTAGGAAGcaagtgagtgtgtgtgagatgtAGTGTTACTTTCTCATTTCTAGAAGGCCATAGTGTTGTGGATAACGGCTTCCAGATGTTTAGCTGGAATTCTTCCATAGGAAGGGAACAGTATTATTTCTATGCTGTTGTCCTTTAAGACCTATGTCTTTTGATATCTAAAAATCTGGTGGGTTTTTGAGCTGTAATGACATCCTACTCATGTATAGTAGGAAGTTTTGATACTTATACAGGTGTTTAAATGAAGGTTCATGCATGTCCTTGGTAGGGCGGGGGGGAAGGTACTTGCGCTGAGATTAGTCTGTATGAATACCAGCTATTAGAGGGAAAATCAGCTTCGTCACTGTGACGATCAGTGTTCAGAATACTGGCAAAAACATTCCAGATACCATGTTTACATGAATGCAATCAAGAGGCAAATAATAGGGCGGAACTCGTATTATATAAATGTTGTAAATTATAttggtttgcagtgttgttgggTAACACTGCAAGGTGTAATTGACACTGTTTATAGTGTTGACCGCTTCTAAACTTGAAAATAACATTTGCTTGTCGGTCTGGGTTCCTCACAAGTAGGTCTTACGCTTCACAGTAGAAGGAATGTGTGGTTACTCAGCCCTAATACTATTAGTATTTTTGCTATTTTACCCTGAGGAACTTCCTTTAACATTTCTCTTGGAAACTGGAAATATTATTCTAGAACGCAGCCATTAACTCTATGGCTGTTTCAACTTTTCAGTTGCCACCTATAGGTGTACTGAAATATGTTCATACAGTGTTAGTTACACATCTGTCATAATGCCCTTTCCCCACAGGGGTTGGATTAATTTGGAACTGCCTCAGCTCTTGTGGAGGCTTTTTTCCCCATCATACAGGGATGGTTTTCAATCAGTTGTCTTAGCAGTAATTGAATCCAATGTGAGCCCAGTAGCGTATGCTATTATACCCTCTAAGAGGAAGCGTTTGCTTGCGAACTCACAAGATTAGTCTAAATGGCTTGATTCTGGTCGAGCTCCCCCATCAAAACAAAGTCTGATGACGTGGAAGGTTCAGATATAGGCAATAGActtgtattgccttttccccatCATCTCAAGAGTTTGTCAAACACTGGGAACAACTTTTTTTCCTTAACCTAGCTAGGAGGGACAAACAGTTATCTGCCTTATTTCCAGCACTGtatttataatacaaataaaattcccTCATTTAAAAAGAGTTGGGGACAGCCTTTGTCAACTGTATTGTgaattctttgttttctttgtgatACCCAGGGCTTGCAAAAATTCACCTGCTAGCCTGAGGACTAACCAAACTTGGCAAAGGCAGATATAAACTCTGCTGGATGAAGGTGAGGGATGCTTGGATCCCTGCCAAGGTTCTACGCTTGGACCTTGTTCTGAGGCTCATTTTACCAACCTTCTGCTAGCAGAGACAGTTTTCTAGTCACCTACTGCTTATCCTCAAGCCTCCTGATGGTTTGGAAGGGGTGTCTTTTCCTAGCTGATTCATGGGGAGGGCCAGCAGAATGCCCGTTGTTCTGCCCTCCTTCAGACTTAGGTTTTTTGTCTAATTTTCTCCCGTGAATAGCTTTTAGAACCTGCCTTGACTGCTGTTTATAGCTTAGTTTAGCAGCTGCAGCAGAAGGAACCTGATACGTTGTAATCAATTTTAGTGGTCATAGGGTACTGGTGAACAGCAGTGAAGCTGAGCCAGTCGTCTTCGCTTTCTCAAGCAGCAGAATGACGTTGTGAGCAGTGTTAGAACTGTCTACAGACTCAAGCCTTGTCTACGCTACAAATGCTTTGCTGGTGTAGTGCTCATCTGCTGGGATTCCTGCATCTATACTGGAGGTTTTACTGGCATTGCTATGtttgctgggtgtgtgtgtgggttttttttgtttttgttttaccccCCAACTGATATAGCTGTGCCCACAAAacgttgtagtgtagacctggccttagaaaaACAGTGCTGCATCTCTTAGCATTTGGAAGACTTTGGTATCAACAAGGGTTAGcgatttcttttttttattaaagcttaaATTTTTCAGAACTTGATGGTTCAATCCCCCACTGCCAGGAAAGGGGCAAGTTTGCCACTCCTGGTTGGTGAAGTCCGGTCAACCTTCTCAAACGAAAATGGAATTGGGTATTGTctgtgttgtcagatgctaccggtgtggtgctctgctttctcctatgttgatatcactcggctgcgtgcgtgtgttccctctgtgtgcggtcccagctctgcagatagctgacacagcaaacccgacgagaacccccaatgaccacagactctagtaaggtacgaaggcacctcggccaggtttattgcgaccctgacacaattgcagttccccacAGATTATTTAGTCTACAGGGCATGCTACGAGAAAGTGCCGCttggcaatggactcagctcagtcagtggtaggactttccactgccccctcggccggacaaagacaccaccccagggatacattcttatacacaggtacgaacaagttacacatcactcctgacgtattgaggtgcaacccctctatgtagcaaggtgccgcctctcaccttgtacatgttggttcgatcaaaacaactctatccatcattttacccttttgcccctgtcattgggatgggtcggcctgttccatggtatctgtggaatgttcccgtatggtatgtcttggtaccatgtttatactttagCTTTGCtaggtaaatatatatttatgcaatatcagccctttccttgccagcttctgtgagcagggcctgcctctggcaaacagcttagctttgctttatgttagctaagtcttgaccattactctaggttggttcaggcctcatactagGCCTTCATCCGGGCCTTCACTTACCACAGTCTGCATCTAAGCACTTAAAGGGCTAGGTAGTAAAGTGTTCTATAAACTAGTAACGCACTTGCATTATATAACCATCTGCAGTTTTGGCCATACTTGtgattcatagactctaaggaCAGATAGGACCatcttgatcatctagtctgatttcctgcacgataaaggccacagaacctcacccacttaCCCCTGTAATAGAtccattacagtagaacctcaaagtttatgaacactttgggaatggaggttgttcgtaataGAACACAACGTTCTGGTTGTTCTTctaaaaatttacaactgaacattgacttaatacagctttgaaactttagtatgcagaagaaaaatgctgctttacctttctttattttttttagtagtttgtttaacacaggACCGTACTGTGTTTGctcttttttcctctctgctgATGCCTGATTgggtacttctggttccaaatgaggtgtgtggttgactggtcagttcgtaactctggggttcataactctgaggttctactgtacctctggttgagttactgaagtcctcaaaccatgattttaagacttcaagttacagagaatccaccgtttacttagtttaaacctgcaagtgatctgTGCCCCATGCCGCAGAGGAAAGCAACCCCCTGCCTCCcgccaggatctctgccaatctgagttggcagggaaaacccttcatgaccccaaatatggtgatcagacCCACCAGCCACACACCTGAATTCTATTTTTCTCGTGCCTTAGTGACCACTTCTTTGCTTAATATATAGAATGATCTTTCAATTGTTACGATGTTTTGAATCCGAGAGAACATTCAAACAGTCCTTGAGCTTGGTTGGTGGCCTTGAGTGAAGGTTTTAAATCTCAGGTTTTGGGGTCTTATTCTCCTGAGCTGGTGAGAATGGACTGTATGCAAAATGGTCTTGGGGCCACTGTACAGGTGTCATTTTGCTTTTGGTCCAAGGGTTAGTATTTAATGGTCTTGCAACCTCTGGGCCTTGGGGGCATGTCTCCATTTTGAGCTGTGTGTATAAATCCcaacttgaggagacatacctgcagTAACTCTGCCTGAGCTAGCACAATGGAAGATGAGTTAGCCACCTTGAGTATGTGCCTAGCATCTCTGATGGGTATGTATTGAAAGCGGCCTGCCCCTCGCCCTGCCATAGCTGTGCTCTGTTTATAGCATGCTGCCTCAGTTAGTTAGCATCTCCTTGAGCTGAGAATTGCACCCCGAGCTTGAAGTGCAGACGTACGCTCAGGCTGAGTTATTCACCAAGGCTGCCACCTTGATGACAAAATATTTCTCCTTGTTTCCTTGCGTCTTCCCTCCATTGTCTTTCATCTTCTAGTTAGAGTGTAAGCCCTTTGGGGTAGaggctgtctctttgttctgtgttttgtacagcacctagcacaatgaggccttgcTCCATGACTGGAGGGCCTAGGTGCTCCCATAATACAAATGTTAAAGGGGcaacagcctttttaaaaaacaaaaagctggtGGTAAAGCCCTCAGAAGACCAGTGGTACTAACCCACTTCATTAAATATTCAGTTGGTGAACTGACAGCTTGTCACGGGGTTCCTCCATCTTTCagaagaaggggtggagtgggagtacTGGGTCAAACAATGGTCTGTCAAACAAAGGTCATGTCTCAATGACCAGCACAagttgcttcagaagaaggtgtggTTAAACAACCTAAGAtgattctccccccgccccataatGGTCACTTTTAGGCACTAAAATAACTATAGGGCTAAGGTTCCCAAACTCTGTTTTGCTGCACCCTGTTTTGGAGGTTCACATCTTATGCACATCCTCCTCTTTCTGTGGATGCCTGGGATCTGGGAGACCATCCCAGCTTGGGTGCCTTGTTTGTCCCCGGCCTGCAACCATCCCCTGGCTGGGATATGCTCTGGGTGGACAGCCCCAGCAGGACACAGGCAGTGAAGCTGGGCTCCTGCCCTTGGGACCCTCCCATGATCATTCACAGGCTGCGAGCTTCT harbors:
- the ARF6 gene encoding ADP-ribosylation factor 6 — encoded protein: MGKVLSKIFGNKEMRILMLGLDAAGKTTILYKLKLGQSVTTIPTVGFNVETVTYKNVKFNVWDVGGQDKIRPLWRHYYTGTQGLIFVVDCADRDRIDEARQELHRIINDREMRDAIILIFANKQDLPDAMKPHEIQEKLGLTRIRDRNWYVQPSCATTGDGLYEGLTWLTSNYKS